In Oncorhynchus kisutch isolate 150728-3 linkage group LG5, Okis_V2, whole genome shotgun sequence, a genomic segment contains:
- the LOC109879361 gene encoding poly(rC)-binding protein 3 isoform X12 — protein MEPPKVQQPGEGGLNVTLTIRLLMHGKEVGSIIGKKGETVKKMREEVSASGARINISEGNCPERIVTITGPTDAIFKAFAMIAYKFEEDIINSMSNSPATSKPPVTLRLVVPASQCGSLIGKGGSKIKEMRESTGAQVQVAGDMLPNSTERAVTISGAPEAIIQCVKQICVVMLESPPKGATIPYRPKPASTPVIFSGGQAYTIQGQYAIPHPDLCCPSYPPQQLTKLHQLAMQQTPFNPLGQTTPAFPAGLDASNQASTHELTIPNDLIGCIIGRQGTKINEIRQMSGAQIKIANAMEGSSERQITITGTPANISLAQYLINARFRDVAAMWNDPSSMTTS, from the exons ATGGAACCACCCAAGGTGCAGCAGCCAGGCGAAGGAGGCCTCAATGTCACCCTCACCATCAGGCTTCTGATGCACGGCAAG GAGGTTGGAAGCATCATTGGAAAG aaaggagagacagtgaaGAAGATGCGTGAAGAGGTAAGTGCA AGCGGTGCACGCATCAACATCTCTGAGGGAAACTGCCCAGAGCGGATAGTTACCATCACCGGACCCACAGATGCCATCTTCAAGGCCTTCGCCATGATCGCATACAAGTTTGAAGAG GATATAATCAACTCTATGAGCAACAGTCCAGCCACCAGCAAGCCTCCTGTCACCCTGCGTCTGGTTGTCCCAGCCAGCCAATGTGGCTCCCTTATAGGGAAAGGAGGCTCCAAAATCAAAGAAATGAGAGAG TCCACAGGTGCTCAGGTACAGGTCGCAGGGGACATGCTGCCCAACTCCACTGAACGAGCAGTCACCATCTCAGGAGCCCCGGAAGCCATTATCCAGTGTGTCAAGCAGATCTGTGTTGTCATGCTAGAG tcccCACCGAAAGGTGCCACTATCCCCTACCGCCCCAAGCCTGCCTCCACCCCCGTCATTTTTTCAGGTGGCCAG gCGTACACCATTCAGGGACAATACGCCATCCCTCACCCTGAC CTCTGCTGTCCCTCCTACCCCCCTCAGCAGTTGACCAAGCTCCACCAGTTGGCTATGCAGCAAACCCCCTTTAACCCCCTTGGACAGACCACCCCTGCCTTCCCCG CAGGTCTGGATGCCAGTAACCAGGCCAGTACTCATGAACTCACCATTCCCAATGAT CTAATAGGCTGCATAATCGGGCGCCAGGGAACCAAAATCAACGAGATCCGTCAGATGTCTGGGGCGCAGATCAAAATTGCTAACGCCATGGAAGGGTCATCGGAGCGCCAGATCACCATCACAGGAACCCCCGCCAACATCAGCCTGGCCCAGTACCTCATCAACGCAAG GTTCAGAGACGTGGCGGCCATGTGGAATGACCcatcctccatgacgacatcctAA
- the LOC109879361 gene encoding poly(rC)-binding protein 3 isoform X3, translated as MEPPKVQQPGEGGLNVTLTIRLLMHGKEVGSIIGKKGETVKKMREESGARINISEGNCPERIVTITGPTDAIFKAFAMIAYKFEEDIINSMSNSPATSKPPVTLRLVVPASQCGSLIGKGGSKIKEMRESTGAQVQVAGDMLPNSTERAVTISGAPEAIIQCVKQICVVMLESPPKGATIPYRPKPASTPVIFSGGQVRADPLGASTANLSLLLQHQPLPAYTIQGQYAIPHPDLCCPSYPPQQLTKLHQLAMQQTPFNPLGQTTPAFPAGLDASNQASTHELTIPNDLIGCIIGRQGTKINEIRQMSGAQIKIANAMEGSSERQITITGTPANISLAQYLINARFRDVAAMWNDPSSMTTS; from the exons ATGGAACCACCCAAGGTGCAGCAGCCAGGCGAAGGAGGCCTCAATGTCACCCTCACCATCAGGCTTCTGATGCACGGCAAG GAGGTTGGAAGCATCATTGGAAAG aaaggagagacagtgaaGAAGATGCGTGAAGAG AGCGGTGCACGCATCAACATCTCTGAGGGAAACTGCCCAGAGCGGATAGTTACCATCACCGGACCCACAGATGCCATCTTCAAGGCCTTCGCCATGATCGCATACAAGTTTGAAGAG GATATAATCAACTCTATGAGCAACAGTCCAGCCACCAGCAAGCCTCCTGTCACCCTGCGTCTGGTTGTCCCAGCCAGCCAATGTGGCTCCCTTATAGGGAAAGGAGGCTCCAAAATCAAAGAAATGAGAGAG TCCACAGGTGCTCAGGTACAGGTCGCAGGGGACATGCTGCCCAACTCCACTGAACGAGCAGTCACCATCTCAGGAGCCCCGGAAGCCATTATCCAGTGTGTCAAGCAGATCTGTGTTGTCATGCTAGAG tcccCACCGAAAGGTGCCACTATCCCCTACCGCCCCAAGCCTGCCTCCACCCCCGTCATTTTTTCAGGTGGCCAGGTAAGAGCCGACCCGCTGGGGGCCTCCACTGCCAACCTCAGCCTCTTACTGCAGCACCAGCCACTGCCT gCGTACACCATTCAGGGACAATACGCCATCCCTCACCCTGAC CTCTGCTGTCCCTCCTACCCCCCTCAGCAGTTGACCAAGCTCCACCAGTTGGCTATGCAGCAAACCCCCTTTAACCCCCTTGGACAGACCACCCCTGCCTTCCCCG CAGGTCTGGATGCCAGTAACCAGGCCAGTACTCATGAACTCACCATTCCCAATGAT CTAATAGGCTGCATAATCGGGCGCCAGGGAACCAAAATCAACGAGATCCGTCAGATGTCTGGGGCGCAGATCAAAATTGCTAACGCCATGGAAGGGTCATCGGAGCGCCAGATCACCATCACAGGAACCCCCGCCAACATCAGCCTGGCCCAGTACCTCATCAACGCAAG GTTCAGAGACGTGGCGGCCATGTGGAATGACCcatcctccatgacgacatcctAA
- the LOC109879361 gene encoding poly(rC)-binding protein 3 isoform X19 encodes MEPPKVQQPGEGGLNVTLTIRLLMHGKEVGSIIGKKGETVKKMREESGARINISEGNCPERIVTITGPTDAIFKAFAMIAYKFEEDIINSMSNSPATSKPPVTLRLVVPASQCGSLIGKGGSKIKEMRESTGAQVQVAGDMLPNSTERAVTISGAPEAIIQCVKQICVVMLESPPKGATIPYRPKPASTPVIFSGGQAYTIQGQYAIPHPDLTKLHQLAMQQTPFNPLGQTTPAFPGLDASNQASTHELTIPNDLIGCIIGRQGTKINEIRQMSGAQIKIANAMEGSSERQITITGTPANISLAQYLINARFRDVAAMWNDPSSMTTS; translated from the exons ATGGAACCACCCAAGGTGCAGCAGCCAGGCGAAGGAGGCCTCAATGTCACCCTCACCATCAGGCTTCTGATGCACGGCAAG GAGGTTGGAAGCATCATTGGAAAG aaaggagagacagtgaaGAAGATGCGTGAAGAG AGCGGTGCACGCATCAACATCTCTGAGGGAAACTGCCCAGAGCGGATAGTTACCATCACCGGACCCACAGATGCCATCTTCAAGGCCTTCGCCATGATCGCATACAAGTTTGAAGAG GATATAATCAACTCTATGAGCAACAGTCCAGCCACCAGCAAGCCTCCTGTCACCCTGCGTCTGGTTGTCCCAGCCAGCCAATGTGGCTCCCTTATAGGGAAAGGAGGCTCCAAAATCAAAGAAATGAGAGAG TCCACAGGTGCTCAGGTACAGGTCGCAGGGGACATGCTGCCCAACTCCACTGAACGAGCAGTCACCATCTCAGGAGCCCCGGAAGCCATTATCCAGTGTGTCAAGCAGATCTGTGTTGTCATGCTAGAG tcccCACCGAAAGGTGCCACTATCCCCTACCGCCCCAAGCCTGCCTCCACCCCCGTCATTTTTTCAGGTGGCCAG gCGTACACCATTCAGGGACAATACGCCATCCCTCACCCTGAC TTGACCAAGCTCCACCAGTTGGCTATGCAGCAAACCCCCTTTAACCCCCTTGGACAGACCACCCCTGCCTTCCCCG GTCTGGATGCCAGTAACCAGGCCAGTACTCATGAACTCACCATTCCCAATGAT CTAATAGGCTGCATAATCGGGCGCCAGGGAACCAAAATCAACGAGATCCGTCAGATGTCTGGGGCGCAGATCAAAATTGCTAACGCCATGGAAGGGTCATCGGAGCGCCAGATCACCATCACAGGAACCCCCGCCAACATCAGCCTGGCCCAGTACCTCATCAACGCAAG GTTCAGAGACGTGGCGGCCATGTGGAATGACCcatcctccatgacgacatcctAA
- the LOC109879361 gene encoding poly(rC)-binding protein 3 isoform X14 — MEPPKVQQPGEGGLNVTLTIRLLMHGKEVGSIIGKKGETVKKMREEVSASGARINISEGNCPERIVTITGPTDAIFKAFAMIAYKFEEDIINSMSNSPATSKPPVTLRLVVPASQCGSLIGKGGSKIKEMRESTGAQVQVAGDMLPNSTERAVTISGAPEAIIQCVKQICVVMLESPPKGATIPYRPKPASTPVIFSGGQAYTIQGQYAIPHPDQLTKLHQLAMQQTPFNPLGQTTPAFPAGLDASNQASTHELTIPNDLIGCIIGRQGTKINEIRQMSGAQIKIANAMEGSSERQITITGTPANISLAQYLINARFRDVAAMWNDPSSMTTS, encoded by the exons ATGGAACCACCCAAGGTGCAGCAGCCAGGCGAAGGAGGCCTCAATGTCACCCTCACCATCAGGCTTCTGATGCACGGCAAG GAGGTTGGAAGCATCATTGGAAAG aaaggagagacagtgaaGAAGATGCGTGAAGAGGTAAGTGCA AGCGGTGCACGCATCAACATCTCTGAGGGAAACTGCCCAGAGCGGATAGTTACCATCACCGGACCCACAGATGCCATCTTCAAGGCCTTCGCCATGATCGCATACAAGTTTGAAGAG GATATAATCAACTCTATGAGCAACAGTCCAGCCACCAGCAAGCCTCCTGTCACCCTGCGTCTGGTTGTCCCAGCCAGCCAATGTGGCTCCCTTATAGGGAAAGGAGGCTCCAAAATCAAAGAAATGAGAGAG TCCACAGGTGCTCAGGTACAGGTCGCAGGGGACATGCTGCCCAACTCCACTGAACGAGCAGTCACCATCTCAGGAGCCCCGGAAGCCATTATCCAGTGTGTCAAGCAGATCTGTGTTGTCATGCTAGAG tcccCACCGAAAGGTGCCACTATCCCCTACCGCCCCAAGCCTGCCTCCACCCCCGTCATTTTTTCAGGTGGCCAG gCGTACACCATTCAGGGACAATACGCCATCCCTCACCCTGAC CAGTTGACCAAGCTCCACCAGTTGGCTATGCAGCAAACCCCCTTTAACCCCCTTGGACAGACCACCCCTGCCTTCCCCG CAGGTCTGGATGCCAGTAACCAGGCCAGTACTCATGAACTCACCATTCCCAATGAT CTAATAGGCTGCATAATCGGGCGCCAGGGAACCAAAATCAACGAGATCCGTCAGATGTCTGGGGCGCAGATCAAAATTGCTAACGCCATGGAAGGGTCATCGGAGCGCCAGATCACCATCACAGGAACCCCCGCCAACATCAGCCTGGCCCAGTACCTCATCAACGCAAG GTTCAGAGACGTGGCGGCCATGTGGAATGACCcatcctccatgacgacatcctAA
- the LOC109879361 gene encoding poly(rC)-binding protein 3 isoform X10, with amino-acid sequence MEPPKVQQPGEGGLNVTLTIRLLMHGKEVGSIIGKKGETVKKMREESGARINISEGNCPERIVTITGPTDAIFKAFAMIAYKFEEDIINSMSNSPATSKPPVTLRLVVPASQCGSLIGKGGSKIKEMRESTGAQVQVAGDMLPNSTERAVTISGAPEAIIQCVKQICVVMLESPPKGATIPYRPKPASTPVIFSGGQVRADPLGASTANLSLLLQHQPLPAYTIQGQYAIPHPDQLTKLHQLAMQQTPFNPLGQTTPAFPGLDASNQASTHELTIPNDLIGCIIGRQGTKINEIRQMSGAQIKIANAMEGSSERQITITGTPANISLAQYLINARFRDVAAMWNDPSSMTTS; translated from the exons ATGGAACCACCCAAGGTGCAGCAGCCAGGCGAAGGAGGCCTCAATGTCACCCTCACCATCAGGCTTCTGATGCACGGCAAG GAGGTTGGAAGCATCATTGGAAAG aaaggagagacagtgaaGAAGATGCGTGAAGAG AGCGGTGCACGCATCAACATCTCTGAGGGAAACTGCCCAGAGCGGATAGTTACCATCACCGGACCCACAGATGCCATCTTCAAGGCCTTCGCCATGATCGCATACAAGTTTGAAGAG GATATAATCAACTCTATGAGCAACAGTCCAGCCACCAGCAAGCCTCCTGTCACCCTGCGTCTGGTTGTCCCAGCCAGCCAATGTGGCTCCCTTATAGGGAAAGGAGGCTCCAAAATCAAAGAAATGAGAGAG TCCACAGGTGCTCAGGTACAGGTCGCAGGGGACATGCTGCCCAACTCCACTGAACGAGCAGTCACCATCTCAGGAGCCCCGGAAGCCATTATCCAGTGTGTCAAGCAGATCTGTGTTGTCATGCTAGAG tcccCACCGAAAGGTGCCACTATCCCCTACCGCCCCAAGCCTGCCTCCACCCCCGTCATTTTTTCAGGTGGCCAGGTAAGAGCCGACCCGCTGGGGGCCTCCACTGCCAACCTCAGCCTCTTACTGCAGCACCAGCCACTGCCT gCGTACACCATTCAGGGACAATACGCCATCCCTCACCCTGAC CAGTTGACCAAGCTCCACCAGTTGGCTATGCAGCAAACCCCCTTTAACCCCCTTGGACAGACCACCCCTGCCTTCCCCG GTCTGGATGCCAGTAACCAGGCCAGTACTCATGAACTCACCATTCCCAATGAT CTAATAGGCTGCATAATCGGGCGCCAGGGAACCAAAATCAACGAGATCCGTCAGATGTCTGGGGCGCAGATCAAAATTGCTAACGCCATGGAAGGGTCATCGGAGCGCCAGATCACCATCACAGGAACCCCCGCCAACATCAGCCTGGCCCAGTACCTCATCAACGCAAG GTTCAGAGACGTGGCGGCCATGTGGAATGACCcatcctccatgacgacatcctAA
- the LOC109879361 gene encoding poly(rC)-binding protein 3 isoform X20 — translation MEPPKVQQPGEGGLNVTLTIRLLMHGKEVGSIIGKKGETVKKMREEVSASGARINISEGNCPERIVTITGPTDAIFKAFAMIAYKFEEDIINSMSNSPATSKPPVTLRLVVPASQCGSLIGKGGSKIKEMRESTGAQVQVAGDMLPNSTERAVTISGAPEAIIQCVKQICVVMLESPPKGATIPYRPKPASTPVIFSGGQVRADPLGASTANLSLLLQHQPLPAYTIQGQYAIPHPDLCCPSYPPQQLTKLHQLAMQQTPFNPLGQTTPAFPAGLDASNQASTHELTIPNDAA, via the exons ATGGAACCACCCAAGGTGCAGCAGCCAGGCGAAGGAGGCCTCAATGTCACCCTCACCATCAGGCTTCTGATGCACGGCAAG GAGGTTGGAAGCATCATTGGAAAG aaaggagagacagtgaaGAAGATGCGTGAAGAGGTAAGTGCA AGCGGTGCACGCATCAACATCTCTGAGGGAAACTGCCCAGAGCGGATAGTTACCATCACCGGACCCACAGATGCCATCTTCAAGGCCTTCGCCATGATCGCATACAAGTTTGAAGAG GATATAATCAACTCTATGAGCAACAGTCCAGCCACCAGCAAGCCTCCTGTCACCCTGCGTCTGGTTGTCCCAGCCAGCCAATGTGGCTCCCTTATAGGGAAAGGAGGCTCCAAAATCAAAGAAATGAGAGAG TCCACAGGTGCTCAGGTACAGGTCGCAGGGGACATGCTGCCCAACTCCACTGAACGAGCAGTCACCATCTCAGGAGCCCCGGAAGCCATTATCCAGTGTGTCAAGCAGATCTGTGTTGTCATGCTAGAG tcccCACCGAAAGGTGCCACTATCCCCTACCGCCCCAAGCCTGCCTCCACCCCCGTCATTTTTTCAGGTGGCCAGGTAAGAGCCGACCCGCTGGGGGCCTCCACTGCCAACCTCAGCCTCTTACTGCAGCACCAGCCACTGCCT gCGTACACCATTCAGGGACAATACGCCATCCCTCACCCTGAC CTCTGCTGTCCCTCCTACCCCCCTCAGCAGTTGACCAAGCTCCACCAGTTGGCTATGCAGCAAACCCCCTTTAACCCCCTTGGACAGACCACCCCTGCCTTCCCCG CAGGTCTGGATGCCAGTAACCAGGCCAGTACTCATGAACTCACCATTCCCAATGAT GCTGCATAA
- the LOC109879361 gene encoding poly(rC)-binding protein 3 isoform X13, which produces MEPPKVQQPGEGGLNVTLTIRLLMHGKEVGSIIGKKGETVKKMREESGARINISEGNCPERIVTITGPTDAIFKAFAMIAYKFEEDIINSMSNSPATSKPPVTLRLVVPASQCGSLIGKGGSKIKEMRESTGAQVQVAGDMLPNSTERAVTISGAPEAIIQCVKQICVVMLESPPKGATIPYRPKPASTPVIFSGGQAYTIQGQYAIPHPDLCCPSYPPQQLTKLHQLAMQQTPFNPLGQTTPAFPAGLDASNQASTHELTIPNDLIGCIIGRQGTKINEIRQMSGAQIKIANAMEGSSERQITITGTPANISLAQYLINARFRDVAAMWNDPSSMTTS; this is translated from the exons ATGGAACCACCCAAGGTGCAGCAGCCAGGCGAAGGAGGCCTCAATGTCACCCTCACCATCAGGCTTCTGATGCACGGCAAG GAGGTTGGAAGCATCATTGGAAAG aaaggagagacagtgaaGAAGATGCGTGAAGAG AGCGGTGCACGCATCAACATCTCTGAGGGAAACTGCCCAGAGCGGATAGTTACCATCACCGGACCCACAGATGCCATCTTCAAGGCCTTCGCCATGATCGCATACAAGTTTGAAGAG GATATAATCAACTCTATGAGCAACAGTCCAGCCACCAGCAAGCCTCCTGTCACCCTGCGTCTGGTTGTCCCAGCCAGCCAATGTGGCTCCCTTATAGGGAAAGGAGGCTCCAAAATCAAAGAAATGAGAGAG TCCACAGGTGCTCAGGTACAGGTCGCAGGGGACATGCTGCCCAACTCCACTGAACGAGCAGTCACCATCTCAGGAGCCCCGGAAGCCATTATCCAGTGTGTCAAGCAGATCTGTGTTGTCATGCTAGAG tcccCACCGAAAGGTGCCACTATCCCCTACCGCCCCAAGCCTGCCTCCACCCCCGTCATTTTTTCAGGTGGCCAG gCGTACACCATTCAGGGACAATACGCCATCCCTCACCCTGAC CTCTGCTGTCCCTCCTACCCCCCTCAGCAGTTGACCAAGCTCCACCAGTTGGCTATGCAGCAAACCCCCTTTAACCCCCTTGGACAGACCACCCCTGCCTTCCCCG CAGGTCTGGATGCCAGTAACCAGGCCAGTACTCATGAACTCACCATTCCCAATGAT CTAATAGGCTGCATAATCGGGCGCCAGGGAACCAAAATCAACGAGATCCGTCAGATGTCTGGGGCGCAGATCAAAATTGCTAACGCCATGGAAGGGTCATCGGAGCGCCAGATCACCATCACAGGAACCCCCGCCAACATCAGCCTGGCCCAGTACCTCATCAACGCAAG GTTCAGAGACGTGGCGGCCATGTGGAATGACCcatcctccatgacgacatcctAA
- the LOC109879361 gene encoding poly(rC)-binding protein 3 isoform X17 — translation MEPPKVQQPGEGGLNVTLTIRLLMHGKEVGSIIGKKGETVKKMREESGARINISEGNCPERIVTITGPTDAIFKAFAMIAYKFEEDIINSMSNSPATSKPPVTLRLVVPASQCGSLIGKGGSKIKEMRESTGAQVQVAGDMLPNSTERAVTISGAPEAIIQCVKQICVVMLESPPKGATIPYRPKPASTPVIFSGGQAYTIQGQYAIPHPDLTKLHQLAMQQTPFNPLGQTTPAFPAGLDASNQASTHELTIPNDLIGCIIGRQGTKINEIRQMSGAQIKIANAMEGSSERQITITGTPANISLAQYLINARFRDVAAMWNDPSSMTTS, via the exons ATGGAACCACCCAAGGTGCAGCAGCCAGGCGAAGGAGGCCTCAATGTCACCCTCACCATCAGGCTTCTGATGCACGGCAAG GAGGTTGGAAGCATCATTGGAAAG aaaggagagacagtgaaGAAGATGCGTGAAGAG AGCGGTGCACGCATCAACATCTCTGAGGGAAACTGCCCAGAGCGGATAGTTACCATCACCGGACCCACAGATGCCATCTTCAAGGCCTTCGCCATGATCGCATACAAGTTTGAAGAG GATATAATCAACTCTATGAGCAACAGTCCAGCCACCAGCAAGCCTCCTGTCACCCTGCGTCTGGTTGTCCCAGCCAGCCAATGTGGCTCCCTTATAGGGAAAGGAGGCTCCAAAATCAAAGAAATGAGAGAG TCCACAGGTGCTCAGGTACAGGTCGCAGGGGACATGCTGCCCAACTCCACTGAACGAGCAGTCACCATCTCAGGAGCCCCGGAAGCCATTATCCAGTGTGTCAAGCAGATCTGTGTTGTCATGCTAGAG tcccCACCGAAAGGTGCCACTATCCCCTACCGCCCCAAGCCTGCCTCCACCCCCGTCATTTTTTCAGGTGGCCAG gCGTACACCATTCAGGGACAATACGCCATCCCTCACCCTGAC TTGACCAAGCTCCACCAGTTGGCTATGCAGCAAACCCCCTTTAACCCCCTTGGACAGACCACCCCTGCCTTCCCCG CAGGTCTGGATGCCAGTAACCAGGCCAGTACTCATGAACTCACCATTCCCAATGAT CTAATAGGCTGCATAATCGGGCGCCAGGGAACCAAAATCAACGAGATCCGTCAGATGTCTGGGGCGCAGATCAAAATTGCTAACGCCATGGAAGGGTCATCGGAGCGCCAGATCACCATCACAGGAACCCCCGCCAACATCAGCCTGGCCCAGTACCTCATCAACGCAAG GTTCAGAGACGTGGCGGCCATGTGGAATGACCcatcctccatgacgacatcctAA
- the LOC109879361 gene encoding poly(rC)-binding protein 3 isoform X11: MEPPKVQQPGEGGLNVTLTIRLLMHGKEVGSIIGKKGETVKKMREESGARINISEGNCPERIVTITGPTDAIFKAFAMIAYKFEEDIINSMSNSPATSKPPVTLRLVVPASQCGSLIGKGGSKIKEMRESTGAQVQVAGDMLPNSTERAVTISGAPEAIIQCVKQICVVMLESPPKGATIPYRPKPASTPVIFSGGQVRADPLGASTANLSLLLQHQPLPAYTIQGQYAIPHPDLTKLHQLAMQQTPFNPLGQTTPAFPGLDASNQASTHELTIPNDLIGCIIGRQGTKINEIRQMSGAQIKIANAMEGSSERQITITGTPANISLAQYLINARFRDVAAMWNDPSSMTTS; encoded by the exons ATGGAACCACCCAAGGTGCAGCAGCCAGGCGAAGGAGGCCTCAATGTCACCCTCACCATCAGGCTTCTGATGCACGGCAAG GAGGTTGGAAGCATCATTGGAAAG aaaggagagacagtgaaGAAGATGCGTGAAGAG AGCGGTGCACGCATCAACATCTCTGAGGGAAACTGCCCAGAGCGGATAGTTACCATCACCGGACCCACAGATGCCATCTTCAAGGCCTTCGCCATGATCGCATACAAGTTTGAAGAG GATATAATCAACTCTATGAGCAACAGTCCAGCCACCAGCAAGCCTCCTGTCACCCTGCGTCTGGTTGTCCCAGCCAGCCAATGTGGCTCCCTTATAGGGAAAGGAGGCTCCAAAATCAAAGAAATGAGAGAG TCCACAGGTGCTCAGGTACAGGTCGCAGGGGACATGCTGCCCAACTCCACTGAACGAGCAGTCACCATCTCAGGAGCCCCGGAAGCCATTATCCAGTGTGTCAAGCAGATCTGTGTTGTCATGCTAGAG tcccCACCGAAAGGTGCCACTATCCCCTACCGCCCCAAGCCTGCCTCCACCCCCGTCATTTTTTCAGGTGGCCAGGTAAGAGCCGACCCGCTGGGGGCCTCCACTGCCAACCTCAGCCTCTTACTGCAGCACCAGCCACTGCCT gCGTACACCATTCAGGGACAATACGCCATCCCTCACCCTGAC TTGACCAAGCTCCACCAGTTGGCTATGCAGCAAACCCCCTTTAACCCCCTTGGACAGACCACCCCTGCCTTCCCCG GTCTGGATGCCAGTAACCAGGCCAGTACTCATGAACTCACCATTCCCAATGAT CTAATAGGCTGCATAATCGGGCGCCAGGGAACCAAAATCAACGAGATCCGTCAGATGTCTGGGGCGCAGATCAAAATTGCTAACGCCATGGAAGGGTCATCGGAGCGCCAGATCACCATCACAGGAACCCCCGCCAACATCAGCCTGGCCCAGTACCTCATCAACGCAAG GTTCAGAGACGTGGCGGCCATGTGGAATGACCcatcctccatgacgacatcctAA
- the LOC109879361 gene encoding poly(rC)-binding protein 3 isoform X18: MEPPKVQQPGEGGLNVTLTIRLLMHGKEVGSIIGKKGETVKKMREESGARINISEGNCPERIVTITGPTDAIFKAFAMIAYKFEEDIINSMSNSPATSKPPVTLRLVVPASQCGSLIGKGGSKIKEMRESTGAQVQVAGDMLPNSTERAVTISGAPEAIIQCVKQICVVMLESPPKGATIPYRPKPASTPVIFSGGQAYTIQGQYAIPHPDQLTKLHQLAMQQTPFNPLGQTTPAFPGLDASNQASTHELTIPNDLIGCIIGRQGTKINEIRQMSGAQIKIANAMEGSSERQITITGTPANISLAQYLINARFRDVAAMWNDPSSMTTS; the protein is encoded by the exons ATGGAACCACCCAAGGTGCAGCAGCCAGGCGAAGGAGGCCTCAATGTCACCCTCACCATCAGGCTTCTGATGCACGGCAAG GAGGTTGGAAGCATCATTGGAAAG aaaggagagacagtgaaGAAGATGCGTGAAGAG AGCGGTGCACGCATCAACATCTCTGAGGGAAACTGCCCAGAGCGGATAGTTACCATCACCGGACCCACAGATGCCATCTTCAAGGCCTTCGCCATGATCGCATACAAGTTTGAAGAG GATATAATCAACTCTATGAGCAACAGTCCAGCCACCAGCAAGCCTCCTGTCACCCTGCGTCTGGTTGTCCCAGCCAGCCAATGTGGCTCCCTTATAGGGAAAGGAGGCTCCAAAATCAAAGAAATGAGAGAG TCCACAGGTGCTCAGGTACAGGTCGCAGGGGACATGCTGCCCAACTCCACTGAACGAGCAGTCACCATCTCAGGAGCCCCGGAAGCCATTATCCAGTGTGTCAAGCAGATCTGTGTTGTCATGCTAGAG tcccCACCGAAAGGTGCCACTATCCCCTACCGCCCCAAGCCTGCCTCCACCCCCGTCATTTTTTCAGGTGGCCAG gCGTACACCATTCAGGGACAATACGCCATCCCTCACCCTGAC CAGTTGACCAAGCTCCACCAGTTGGCTATGCAGCAAACCCCCTTTAACCCCCTTGGACAGACCACCCCTGCCTTCCCCG GTCTGGATGCCAGTAACCAGGCCAGTACTCATGAACTCACCATTCCCAATGAT CTAATAGGCTGCATAATCGGGCGCCAGGGAACCAAAATCAACGAGATCCGTCAGATGTCTGGGGCGCAGATCAAAATTGCTAACGCCATGGAAGGGTCATCGGAGCGCCAGATCACCATCACAGGAACCCCCGCCAACATCAGCCTGGCCCAGTACCTCATCAACGCAAG GTTCAGAGACGTGGCGGCCATGTGGAATGACCcatcctccatgacgacatcctAA